From a region of the Nocardioides ginsengisegetis genome:
- the fabG gene encoding 3-oxoacyl-ACP reductase FabG has protein sequence MSLLQGRTAVITGGAQGLGRAIAERFVAEGARVVIGDVDLAAATQTAAELGDGVATAVRCDVTSEEEMEALVAAATERFGSLDVMVNNAGVLRDATMRKMTLDDFRLVLDTHVQGTWLGTRAAAAVMREAGSGSIVNMSSISGKVGNLGQTNYSAAKAGIVGLTKAAAKEVAHVGVRVNAIQPGLIRTAMIEGMRADILEQRMKDIPMGRFGEPAEVASVATFLASDLSSYMTGTVLEVTGGRHM, from the coding sequence ATGTCACTCCTTCAGGGCCGCACGGCCGTCATCACCGGAGGCGCCCAGGGCCTGGGCCGCGCGATCGCCGAGCGGTTCGTGGCGGAGGGCGCGCGGGTCGTGATCGGCGACGTCGACCTCGCCGCGGCCACGCAGACGGCCGCCGAGCTCGGGGACGGGGTGGCCACCGCGGTGCGCTGCGACGTGACGTCCGAGGAGGAGATGGAGGCGCTGGTCGCGGCCGCGACGGAGCGCTTCGGGTCGCTGGACGTGATGGTCAACAACGCCGGGGTGCTGCGTGACGCGACGATGCGCAAGATGACCCTCGACGACTTCCGGCTGGTGCTCGACACGCACGTCCAGGGCACCTGGCTCGGCACCCGCGCGGCCGCGGCCGTGATGCGCGAGGCGGGGTCCGGGTCGATCGTGAACATGTCGTCGATCTCGGGCAAGGTCGGCAACCTCGGCCAGACCAACTACAGCGCCGCGAAGGCCGGGATCGTCGGGCTGACCAAGGCGGCGGCCAAGGAGGTCGCGCACGTCGGGGTCCGGGTCAACGCGATCCAGCCCGGCCTGATCCGCACCGCGATGATCGAGGGGATGCGGGCCGACATCCTCGAACAGCGGATGAAGGACATCCCCATGGGTCGCTTCGGCGAGCCCGCGGAGGTCGCGTCGGTGGCCACGTTCCTGGCGTCCGACCTGTCGTCGTACATGACCGGCACGGTCCTCGAGGTGACCGGCGGGCGTCACATGTGA